The following DNA comes from Flavobacterium sp. N3904.
ATTTACTTCAGACCAACAAGCCATTGATAAGTAGATTTGAGAAGATTCTGCTTCTATACGAATTTGTTTGTTTAGTGCGGTTTCGATATTTTTTAACAACATGATTTCTAGTTTTTAGTAAAATTAGAAAAAAAATAATTTAATGCTATCCTTTTTTGGCAAAAAAGACAATGTTGTGCTTATTTTGAATACTCTTGAACTTTAAAATGAATAATCAAATCCATCTTTAAATTTGCGCATAATGTATTGTTTTGCCTTCGAATCATAATACTCAAAAATATAATAATTTTTGTATCGAATGGTATTTTGCAGAGTTACTTCCCTATGTTCGTTGATAAAACGGGAAATAAAGTCTACTGCAAGTGGTTCCTGCTCTTTTTTGGAATGTTGTAGTTTCTTGTCAAAAACACTTTCAAAATATAAATTAATAGATTTTGCATTGACGAGCAAATCGCCGACATTGATGAAATTTCCTGACATTGCGGCATTAAAACCAACAGAAGTATCAAAAAAACCAGACTCTGTATCACTTGTTCCTCCTATGGTTACCAGAATTTCTTTTTGGGTTTTGTAAACCGTAAGACCTGCATTCAAAAAAACCAAACGTTGCAAAAATCGTGATGTATTTTTTAATTCTTTGGGTTGTTGCCCATCCATTTGTATAAATAAAGGCGAGTTTTTAAAAGCAATAGTATCTGTTTTTGATGCTTGAAATGTCTGAATTGAATTTGCTGATTTATAGTCTTTTATATCAAATTTAAACTCATCTTCAGTGGCAATGAGCTGATATATTTTATTTTCGCAATAAAAGGAATTACCCAAACCATTTTGTTTTGAAATTGCAGGTTGAGGGAATATTTTTTCTTTAATATCAAAAGTGGTTAAGTCAATATCAAATGCCTGTGTTTCTTTGTAATTATGATCAAAAGTCAAAAGCATTCGGTTTTGAAATACATACATTTTGGTCTTTTGAGTCCCTTTGAACAAGGGCGTAAATTCGTTAGTTTCAATTTTTGTAATCGGGCAGACTTCCAGAATTTCGTTTAAAGTCAATGGTTCTGTTTTCTTGTTTTTGAACTTGAACGTGCTGAAATCCAATATTTTCTCTTCTTTTTTTCCGTCTTTAAAAATATAAAGTACCAGTTTTTGTTCTAAATCTTTTTCCGAAAGGATATAAAAAATATTATTTGCTTGAAATTGGGTCACAATAGACTCATTAAAAAAAGAAAATTGATATTGCAAAACGACAGTATTTTTGGCATTCAAATCATATTGCACGGCCAACCATTTTTTAAAATCTCTGGAACACCAATAAAGGGTTGGGTTTCCTTCTTCGTTAAAACTATAACCTGCCAATTCTTTATATTCTAGATCAGGTCGGTTTGTCGTAAAATTGCTGCTAAGAAATAGGGCCGTATTGTATTTGAGAATGGTAATTGTTTCCTTGTCTGAGGCAAATACATATACATCATGCGTTTTTGTGTTTTCGGCATTAATAGTTTGCTGAAAATCTTTGGATTTTGTAAGTTCCAATGGATAGGAAGTCAATAGGGTTTGACTAAAAAGCACCGAACAAGGGGTTAGAATTAAAAAAAAAAGCAGTTTTTTCATGAAATGATTTGTTTTTTTGCGCTTAAAAGAGATTTATATAGAATCAAAAGATATTCTAAAACACGAATTTATTCTGAAAGTACTATTCATTCATCAATTCTTGAAAATAATCGACCATTTGCCCAACATGCATCGCATCCATAAGTCCGTGGTGCACATGAATAGACATGGGCATGGTTCTTTTTCCGTTTTGGTCAATAGTCATTTTCCCAAATGAAATTTTGGGACAACTATCTGGAAAAGTCATGCTTCGTGCATGCGAAAGTGATGTAAATTTCAACCAAGGAATTGCCGAAAAATGAATTAGATTCTCCTCATTAAAAGTACGGGTAAACAAGCCAGTTGTGCTTTGAATGCGTTCAATCTCTGCCAATGCAGTTTCTTCAAAAATACTATAATCTGGATGGTATTCTATCAATGAAAACCCAAAAGTACCATCTTCTCTACTTATCGTTGCTGAGCCATCAATTCGATCATGAACATAGATATGGGTATTTAAAATTCGGTATCTAAAATTTTCAAAAGCATTTACTGCCACAAGAGTTTTATGCAAATAATAAACAAAAAAAGAAGTATTTAAAAATTTACAATTTATATAAGCTTTTGTACAATCTATTTCAACTGTCACTCCAAAAAAAGGTTCTTGCATTTGTTTAAAGAAAAGGAAATGTTCTTTTCGATTCCAATTGTCTAGGTCTAAAAGCGTTTTCATTTTTTTAGTATTTATAATGATCCAATTCTCTAGGAATAACGAGATTTTTAAGAAAGTGCATATAAAATTAAAACCTAGCTAAAATACTAAATAAAAAGCATTTTAACTAGGTTCAATATATTTTTAAAAACAGTTTTTAAACGTCTAATAACTTTAAGACTTCTGTTATTTTTTCGAATGCCTGAAAGTTTTTATGTTCTACCTTATGATCTATTTTTTCATGTGCCCAAGTAGTATGAAAAGGTATGTGAACGGCGTATCCGCCAATGGCCAAAACAGGCAAAACATCCGATTTTAAGGAATTCCCAATCATAAAAAATTCCTCAGGTTGTATCTCTAATCGTTTAAGTAAATCCGAATAATCCACTTCCTGCTTGTCTGACATCACTTCGATATGATGGAAATAATGTCCCAAACCCGAATTGTGTAATTTTCTTCGTTGATCCAGTAAGTCGCCTTTGGTGGCAACCACCAATTTGTATTTTCCATGCAAAGCTTCCAGCGTTTCCTCAACGCCATCCAACAAGACAATTGGTTTTTCGAGTAATTCTTTTCCGTATTGAATGATTTTTTCGACAACTTCAATTGGAATCGTATTGTTCGAGATCCTCATAGCCGCTTCGATCATTGATAGAATATATCCTTTGATGCCGTAACCGTACAATTTGAGATTGTCGATTTCTATCTTGAATAACTCTTTCGAAATTCCCTGATGCGACAAATAATCTTCCATCAAACCACAGAATTTTTTCTCGGTTTCATCAAAATACGTTTCGTTGATGAATAAAGTATCATCAGCGTCGAAGGCGATTACTTTTAGGTTCATGGTTTATTTATTTACTGCTGATTCGCTGATCATTTTTATAATCTGCGAATCAGCGGTTATTTTTAATTTATTGTCTCCCCATTCCCGACACCTTCTGCATCAGGATTTACGAAAACTAGTTTCCCTTCGGCATTGGTAGTCATCAAAATCATTCCCTGACTTTCTACACCGCGAAGATTTCTTGGGGCTAAGTTTACGAGAACGGTTACGCGTTTCCCAATAATATCTTCTGGATTAAAACTCTCGGCAATTCCAGAAACTATGGTACGAACATCAATTCCAGTATCTACTTTCAAAATCAAAAGCTTGTTGGCTTTTGGCATTTTCTCTGCTTCCAGAATGGTTCCCACACGAATATCCATTTTGGCAAAATCCTCAAACTGGATTAAGTCTTTTTGAGGTTCGGCTACTTTATTTTCAGCTTTATTGGCGGTTTTAGTCGCTTCCAGTTTATCAATTTGCTTTTGGATTTCCTCGTCTTCAATTTTAGAAAACAACAACTCAGCTTCACCTATTTGGTGACCTGATGGAATTAAACCAGAACTATCCGTAATGGTTTTCCAGTCTAAAGGCGATTCAATTTTTAAGATTCTTGATAATTTTGTCGCTGTAAATGGCAAGAAAGGTTCACAAAGCGAACTCAATGCCGCAGCAATTTGCAAAGCCACATACATCTGCGTTTGAACACGAGCTGGATCGGTTTTGACCATTTTCCAAGGTTCTTCGTCAGCTAAGTATTTATTTCCAAGTCTGGCCACATTCATCATTTCGCCAAGAGCTTCTCTAAAACGGTATCTTTCCAGTGAACTCGAAATCACGGCTGGATACGCTTTCAATTCGGTCAAAGTAGCTTCGTCAACTTGTGATAATTCGTTTGGTTGAGGTACAATTCCTTCGTAATATTTATTGGTCAAAACCACCACCCTATTAATGAAATTACCATAAATCGCTACCAATTCGTTGTTATTTCTCGCCTGAAAATCTTTCCAGGTAAAATCATTGTCTTTAGTTTCAGGAGCGTTTGATGTTAATGCATAACGCAAAACATCCTGTTGGTTCGGAAATTCTTCCAAATATTCGTGCAACCAAACCGCCCAGTTTTTAGAAGTCGACAATTTATTTCCTTCCAAATTCAAGAACTCATTCGCAGGCACATTATCGGGCAAAATATAGCTTCCTTCGGCTTTTAGCATCGCCGGAAAAATTACACAGTGAAAAACAATATTGTCTTTCCCAATAAAGTGAACCAATTTTGTGTCTTGATCTTTCCAGTAGGGTTCCCAATCTTTTCCTTCGCGCAAAGCCCACTCTTTCGTAGACGAAATATAACCAATTGGTGCATCAAACCATACGTATAATTTTTTTCCTTCGGCACCTTCTACAGGAACATCAATTCCCCAATCCAAGTCACGAGTTACGGCACGAGGTTCCAATCCGCCATCAATCCATGATTTTACTTGTCCGTAAACGTTCGGTTTCCAGTCATTTTTATGTCCAACAAGAATCCATTCATTTAGGAAATCCGAATAACGATCCAAAGGTAAAAACCAGTGTTTAGTCGATTTCAAAATAGGAGTTTCTCCCGTAATGGTCGATTTTGGGTTGATTAAGTCGGTTGCATTTAGTGTGGAGCCACATTTTTCGCATTGATCGCCATAGGCTTCTTCGTTGCCACATTTCGGACAAGTTCCCACCACAAAACGGTCTGCCAAAAACTGATCGGCTTTGGCGTCGTACAATTGCTCAGTTACTTCTTCTATAAAATCGCCTTTATCATATAGTGTTCTAAAAAATTCCGAAGCGGTATCGTGATGAATTTTTGCCGAAGTTCTGGAATAATTGTCAAATGAAATACCGAAATCAGAGAACGATTTTCTAATAATTCCATCGTATTTATCGATTACTTCCTGTGGCGTAATGCCTTCTTTTTTGGCTTTCATCGAAATGGCAACGCCGTGTTCGTCGCTTCCGCAAACAAACAAAACGTCTCTTCCCTGCAAACGCAAATAGCGCGAATAAATGTCCGAAGGCACGTAAACCCCCGCCAAATGACCAATGTGTATAGGTCCGTTTGTATAAGGCAATGCCGCTGTAATGGTATATCTTTTTGGATTCTGTAACATAATTCAGTTTAATTTGTTGCAAAAATAAGCAATTATTTATTGTCATACTGAGTGAAGTCAGAGGATTAGAAGCTAATCCCACTATCTATTGTAAATATATACACTGAACTTCACTGAAAATAAAATTATGTTCTGTACTCTTATTGCTTTTTAAAGAAAAAAAAGATTACTGCCCTCGAAGGAAACTAGAAATCACTTAAAGCCCAAAATAATAATGCAAATACTATCCATAATTATATAACAGTCTTCAGACACTCTAAAGTTAATTTAGCCATTATTAATTCTAAATAAATAGAACATGAAAAGTAAAAGCATATTATTTGCATTTGTATTAAGTATCGGATTATTTGCAGCGTCTTGTAATTCTAATGATGAAAACGAAGGAGACACATTAGCTCCCTTAGAAGGTAAATGGAGTATTGTCAAAGTTGGTACCAATACTAATGGTGTAGAAACATTGGTTGACCCACCACAAAATACAGCTGGTTGTGACCATGATTTTATTGATTTAAAGATTAATAATTCATTAGTTTCAGGAGATTATGATTCCACTGTGAGTCCATGTGCACTAACAACTATGTCAGGAACGTATTCAAAAGGAGACAGTAAAGTAACAATTGTTTTAAATGGTGTAACAACAACTTATGATATTGTTAATCTTACACTTACTGATTTAAAGTTAAAAAACGGTAACGAAATCAAAGTTTACATCAGATAATTCATTTATTTAGGTGTCAGAAACTGCATCTTTAGGGATGTAGCTTGAAAACGGAAGTGACTTTTTAAAAGTTATTTCCGTTTTTTTTTATGAATGATAAGCAAATACGCTTTTGAAAGGGAAAACAGTGCTTTTAAGAGGCCTTTATTTTATATTTGCAAACTGTAATCATCGAAGCTTATAAATTATGGCAAAAGGACCCGAAAAAAATACTAAAAACAAAGCTTTGCACACCAAATTACTCAATCGAAAAAAGACTAAACTTCAGGAAGAGAAAAAAGCACAAGCCTTGCGCTTGAAAGCTTTAGTAACAAAAATGAATCAGAAAAAAGAGGAGTAGTAGGTTTGATGTCAGATAAATCATTTTGTATTTCTTTTCTGTTTTTATTTAACTGAAATTTGTATCAAATAGTCAAACACCTAAAAATATGGAATTCGGCAGAATAATAGTTTCAGAAACAACTTTTAATAGTGGCAATCTTCAAGATGTTGTTCACTCCAATATTTCGGTAATCAATTTAATGCGGGAGGAAGGCGTGAATGACGATTTAATTCACGAAGATGCTTTGATGAGTTATTACTTGGATTATTATTACTCTCAATATGTTTCCGGAAATTTTGCCCAATTTGTACATCATTCCGGTTGGAATAAAGAATTGAACGAATTGCTGGAAGAAGGCTTGACATTAATTGGTGCCGAAAAGCATTTGGCATTATTTCAGCAGCAATCCAAAAAAGTAAAACTAATGAGCAGCGTAAAGCTCAATAAGTTCCTAAAAGGAAAGTTGGAAGGTGTCAATCCAACGAGAGATTTACTCAACAACGATACTTTTTTCGAATTAGAAGAAAATCTGGTTACTTTGAATGCCAATTTTCTAAAAACACACCCCGATTTCGAAGTACTTTCGGTAGACGATATGTTTGCCACTTTAGAAGAATTTGTGGGTCATGAGATTAAAAGAGAATAGGCTAGTTATTTCGCAAAGAAACACTAAGAAAAAACCGTGAAGGTACACGAAGATTTCTCTAAATCTTTCAAAAAAACTTTGCGAATGGCTGTGACTCTTCGTGTTATTGTTATTTCTTCACAAATTTCAATTTCATCGTGCCAGAATCCGTTTGCACATTCATAAAATAAACCCCAGACGGCCATGTGCTAATATCCCAGCTCGTTACCGAATTGGTTGATTTTATTTTTTGTCCAGCCACATTATAAAAGACTGTTTTTTTAATCGTTATGCCACTTGAGAGATTGAGCGCAAGAATATCATTAAGTTGATTTAATGATATTTGTGCCGTTGTCAATTCGAAATTTTCATTTCCTAATGTTGCCGTATTCCCTTTGGAAATGATGTTTTTATTAGGGTCAAAAGTGATACTCGATATCGTAAAAGGCACATTTTCTATAAAACTTTCCCCATTCGCGGTATTGTTCAAAACCAAATCCAATTGTTGGCCTCCAGTTCCGAAAACACGAATAGGGACCGGCATTTCAAAAAAGGAAACCGATGCATCCGATTGTGTCTGATTGATTGTAAATTTGGCTTGACCGCCAGATAAATTTTGGGCTGTAATAGTATAAATAGGATAGCCTTGATTGTAAATCCAATCGTTAAAAAACTCCGTCAAACTACTGCCATAAACGGCTTCCAAATGGGATTGCAAATCGGGAGTTTTGGCGTATTTGTAGGCTAGATTTGCATCTTTCAAATAATTTTTCAATCCTTGAAAAAACAAAGCGTCTCCCATTTTGAAACGCAGCATATTCAAGACCATCGCCCCTTTATTATACGTTAATCGAGTGCTGAAAATCCTATTGGTATCTGTAAGATCAGCATCAGATAAATAGACTGCTCCATTGGTTTGGGAGGTAATGCTATTAATCATTTTGTTTTTTTCGGTTACAAAAGCAGCTTGACCGTCAAAATTCTCAATTACCAATGCGGCAACATAAGTCGCAAAACCTTCGTTGAGCCAAATGTCTTTCCAACTGCCACAAGTGATTTTGTCTCCAAACCACTGATGCGCCATTTCGTGGGCAATTAATCCTCTTCCAAAACTTACCATAAACGAAACTGTAGTGTGTTCCATTCCGCCACCCCAACCAAATTGCGCGTGACCATATTTTTCGGCGTGAAAGGGATAAATTTCAAATAGGCTTTCGTATAAATTTAGTATCAAAGGCGTCTGATCCAATAGTGTTTGCGCCGAAGGCAAAGTCTCTGGATAGATGTAATTAATGATTGGATATTGATTGGGTGCTGTTCCTCCTGTTTGATTGTATAAGCTATAATTGGTTACTGCAATAGCAACCAAATAAGCTGGAATAGGATAGCCATGATGAAAGTGAGTCGTTTTATTGGCACCATTAATCACTGGCGCTTCCGGTTCTACACCATTGGCGACGCTTACATATTGGGATGGTGCTGTAATATAAACATCGATGGCATCTGCTTTGTCATTCAAATCCTGTTTGCAAGGCCACCAATCTCGGGCGCCATAAGGCTCAGATAAAGTATATAAAACGGGAGAACTATTGTGAGTCGAAGTTGTAAAAGCCTGTTCTCCATTTGCGGGAGCGCCAGAATAAGCAATAACAACAGTGGCTGAGGTTCCGGCATTTAGCGTACTTGGTAAAGTGATTACCAATTCGTTATTGGTGTTTTGAATAAATGTTAAAGGTAACCCCTCTTTGGTAACAGAACTTACTGTCAATTGATTGGTTAAGTCAAAAGTTACGGTGGCAAGATTAGTCAGCGCCGTAAAAGTAGTCGTCACTTTTCCAGCAATAAAATAACTCGCCGGATCAACCGTAAACTCCAACTTATGATACGTAATGTCATAATTTTGAGTATTGGGATTGACCAATAAATTCATCTTCTTACTGGCCATTTTCATCTCCGAATGTACAATTTCATCCAGTTGTAGATCATTTTTTTGAGCCGAAACTACAAACGCTGTAAAGAATAAAACAGAGAGTAACGTTGATTTCATTTTTGTCTTTATTTAAAACAAATATAATGATTCTCAGCTAAGTTGAATATTCGATTAAAAAACATAAAAAAACCACCTGAATTATTCAGATGGTTTTTGTTAAATTTTATTTTAGAAAGTTTAGAGTTTAAAAGTAACCCCTGCTTTGACACCACTGGTTACGGTTCCTCCTCCAAATTCTAGGTTAACCCCAAAGGTATTGCTAAAGAAATAGCGACCCCCTACTTGAAGTCCAACGCCAAAAGAAGTATTGTCTGGGTGTGGGTTGCTGCCGTAGTTATCATAAGTCCAAATGAAATAGGAAAGACTGCTACCGGCATAGCAATCAAATTTGCCTGGAATATGCAACAAACTGTTGAAATGATAATTTCCGCTGACACCAAGGCCAATTGCAGAAGAGTCGTAGTAGGAGTTATAGTCTTTATAATAACAATGACCCTCAGACTGAAAAGAAATTTCGCCGCCAAGAGTAAAATCTTTGGCGATTCCGCAATCAATCCCAAAATAAAAAGGAACACCCCAGCCTGAAGATCCCAATCCTGCATTCAATTGAACTCGACCTGGTTCAAGAGGACTTTGTGCAAAAACACCAATTGACATAAAACCTAAAGCGACTACTAGAATATTTTTTTTCATGTGAAGTTACTATTTGTTTGTTAATGGGACATAACATCGACACTCGTATTTATCACATCGATTATAGATAATTGGTCTTACATGATTTTCAATTGTATCCACAAGGTTCGGGATGAAATCATGGCGATTATATGATTTTTTCTTTACTAATCACAATACAAACCTACTCCTTTTAGAAAAATTCCATTTTACACTTTTATATTTTTTACTTTCATAATTATCACTTTATACACCGAAAAAGGTTAGAAAATTATTTTTACTACTTTGACCAACAAATCCTTTATGGTTTCTTTTAAAAGAGTCAACTTAACTGTTCTGTTAAAATTCTACTAATTCGAAAAATCAAATTCGATTGCGTCACCAAAGACAAATTTGCAATCCAGTTTGAGAGAATATTGTCCATAAAAAAACCACCTGATAGACTCAGATGGTTTCAATTAACCTTTAATTCTTTAAGGTTTATATTTTATAAGTGATACCAAATTTGGCTGTATTTACAGAGCTACCTCCACCTAATTCAAGATTGACACCAAAATGATTATTGAAGAATACGCGACCACCCACTTGAACTCCAACATTTAAAGGGTCGTAACCTGGATTATAGTCTTTGTTGTCATAATTCCAAATATAACCTGTAACATTAGCACCAGCATAGAAATCAAATTTACTTGGCATATCCAATAATCTATTGAAATGGTAATTTCCATTTGCTCCAATACCTACTGCAGAGTTATGGTTATTGTAGTAATTGTTACCATTGTTGTGATAGTCTTCATTATTTGTTAAAAAAGAAACTTGAGCTCCAAGTGTAACATCTCTTACAAGTCCATAATCGACACCAAAATAAAAGGGAATAAAACCCCTGTCTGAAAATCCAAGACCAGCATTCAGTTGAACACCGCCTTCTTCAAGGGGAGCTTGCGCAAAAACACCATTTGATATACAAACAAAAGCGACTAGTAAAATGATTTTTTTCATGATTTTTTTTATTTATTTAATAGTACAAACGTACCATTTTTTAAATAATTGTTTATTGTAGTTTTATTTTTTTTTGTTTCATAATTATTGGTTTTTGATAATAAAACGATTCGGAAATTAGTTTGGTGACAATTAGAATATAAATTGAATTATTGTAAAATCAAAAAAAACAGCTCAAAACAAACTTTCTCCCGTTGTTAGCAAACATTTCCTTAAATTTGCTTCCATTATTATTAAAGTCGGGATTTAAAAATCAAACTATGTTACAAATCGCATTTATTAGAGAGAATCAGGAGAAAGTAATCAACGCTTTGGCAAAAAGGAATATGGATGCCAAATCAATCGTTGAAGAAGTGGTACAATTGGATGAAAAACGTCGCGCTACACAAGTAGAGCTTGACGGCATTTTATCTGAATCTAATAAATTATCCAAAGATATTGGAGATTTGATGAAAGCGGGAGAGAAATCGAAAGCGGCAATTCTTAAAGAGAAAACAGTTCTGTTAAAAGAAAAAAGCAAAGTTCTAGCCGAAAACGCTGTTGTTTTAGCCAATGAACTAACCGAAAAATTATATACTTTACCTAACCTCCCAGCCGATATTGTTCCTGTTGGAAAAACGCCAGAAGATAACCTGAACGTTTTTGAAGAAGGTGATATTCCGGTTTTGCATGAAGGCGCACAGCCACACTGGGAATTGGTAAAAAAATACGACATCATCGATTTTGAATTGGGTGTGAAAATTACAGGAGCCGGTTTTCCCGTTTATAAAGGAAAAGGGGCTCGTTTGCAACGCGCTTTAATCAATTATTTCTTAGACAAAAACACAGATGCAGGTTACAAAGAAATGCAGGTTCCGCATTTGGTAAACGAAGCATCAGCTTACGGAACTGGGCAATTACCCGACAAAGAAGGGCAAATGTACCACGACGCTACTGATGATTTGTATTTGATTCCGACGGCTGAGGTTCCGGTAACCAATATCTTTAGAGATGTTATTTTATCCGAAAATGAATTGCCAGTTAAATACACAGGTTATACACCTTGTTTTCGTCGTGAAGCAGGTTCTTATGGAGCGCATGTACGCGGATTGAACCGTTTGCATCAGTTTGATAAAGTAGAAATTGTTCGTGTAGAGCATCCCGACAATTCGTATGCTGCATTAGATAATATGGTAGAACATGTGAAAAGCATTTTGCAGGAATTGAAATTACCGTATCGAATTTTACGCCTTTGCGGCGGTGATATGGGATTTACATCGGCATTGACGTATGATTTTGAAGTATATTCTACAGCGCAGGAGCGTTGGTTGGAAATTTCATCCGTGTCTAATTTTGAGACTTTTCAGGCCAATCGTTTGAAATTGCGTTTCAAAGACAAGGACGGAAAAAACCAATTGGCACATACTCTTAACGGAAGCTCATTGGCATTGCCAAGAGTTCTTGCCGGAATTTTAGAAAATTACCAAACTCCAGAAGGAATTGTAATTCCAGAGGTTTTACGTTCTTACTGCGGTTTTGATATTATAGATTAATTTAGTTTTCTCAAAAAAGTAGAAACTTTTTAAACCATTAAGAAATTTAGAAGCCTTCCGCTTCATCAACATAATTTCTTAATGGTTTTAGAATTTTTATTTAAAATGTTTCATTATCGACTGATTCAATATAATCACTTTTACAAATGATTGCATTATGAATAAACTTTTCCTTTATATCGCGCTTTTATTTTCTCTGATTGCCTTTTCCCAAAACGAGCAATTAGCGCAATATTATTATGAAAAAGGAGATTTTGACAAGGCATTGGTCAGTTATCAGGAATTATCAGACGGGATGCCAACCAATCCTTTTTATTTTCAACGAAAGATAGACTGTCTGCAGCAATTGAAACAGTTTGACACTGTCGAAAAATCCATTCTGGAAAGAATAGCAAAATACAAACAAGCCACACTTTTGGTCGAATTAGGATACAATTTTCAACTGCAAAAAAATGAAGCTAAAGCCAAAAAATACTACGACGAAGCAATAGAAAGAATTCGAAAAAGTCCAAACGAAGTCTAT
Coding sequences within:
- a CDS encoding chloramphenicol acetyltransferase; translation: MKTLLDLDNWNRKEHFLFFKQMQEPFFGVTVEIDCTKAYINCKFLNTSFFVYYLHKTLVAVNAFENFRYRILNTHIYVHDRIDGSATISREDGTFGFSLIEYHPDYSIFEETALAEIERIQSTTGLFTRTFNEENLIHFSAIPWLKFTSLSHARSMTFPDSCPKISFGKMTIDQNGKRTMPMSIHVHHGLMDAMHVGQMVDYFQELMNE
- a CDS encoding HAD family hydrolase yields the protein MNLKVIAFDADDTLFINETYFDETEKKFCGLMEDYLSHQGISKELFKIEIDNLKLYGYGIKGYILSMIEAAMRISNNTIPIEVVEKIIQYGKELLEKPIVLLDGVEETLEALHGKYKLVVATKGDLLDQRRKLHNSGLGHYFHHIEVMSDKQEVDYSDLLKRLEIQPEEFFMIGNSLKSDVLPVLAIGGYAVHIPFHTTWAHEKIDHKVEHKNFQAFEKITEVLKLLDV
- the metG gene encoding methionine--tRNA ligase encodes the protein MLQNPKRYTITAALPYTNGPIHIGHLAGVYVPSDIYSRYLRLQGRDVLFVCGSDEHGVAISMKAKKEGITPQEVIDKYDGIIRKSFSDFGISFDNYSRTSAKIHHDTASEFFRTLYDKGDFIEEVTEQLYDAKADQFLADRFVVGTCPKCGNEEAYGDQCEKCGSTLNATDLINPKSTITGETPILKSTKHWFLPLDRYSDFLNEWILVGHKNDWKPNVYGQVKSWIDGGLEPRAVTRDLDWGIDVPVEGAEGKKLYVWFDAPIGYISSTKEWALREGKDWEPYWKDQDTKLVHFIGKDNIVFHCVIFPAMLKAEGSYILPDNVPANEFLNLEGNKLSTSKNWAVWLHEYLEEFPNQQDVLRYALTSNAPETKDNDFTWKDFQARNNNELVAIYGNFINRVVVLTNKYYEGIVPQPNELSQVDEATLTELKAYPAVISSSLERYRFREALGEMMNVARLGNKYLADEEPWKMVKTDPARVQTQMYVALQIAAALSSLCEPFLPFTATKLSRILKIESPLDWKTITDSSGLIPSGHQIGEAELLFSKIEDEEIQKQIDKLEATKTANKAENKVAEPQKDLIQFEDFAKMDIRVGTILEAEKMPKANKLLILKVDTGIDVRTIVSGIAESFNPEDIIGKRVTVLVNLAPRNLRGVESQGMILMTTNAEGKLVFVNPDAEGVGNGETIN
- a CDS encoding lipocalin family protein; this encodes MKSKSILFAFVLSIGLFAASCNSNDENEGDTLAPLEGKWSIVKVGTNTNGVETLVDPPQNTAGCDHDFIDLKINNSLVSGDYDSTVSPCALTTMSGTYSKGDSKVTIVLNGVTTTYDIVNLTLTDLKLKNGNEIKVYIR
- a CDS encoding M1 family aminopeptidase, encoding MKSTLLSVLFFTAFVVSAQKNDLQLDEIVHSEMKMASKKMNLLVNPNTQNYDITYHKLEFTVDPASYFIAGKVTTTFTALTNLATVTFDLTNQLTVSSVTKEGLPLTFIQNTNNELVITLPSTLNAGTSATVVIAYSGAPANGEQAFTTSTHNSSPVLYTLSEPYGARDWWPCKQDLNDKADAIDVYITAPSQYVSVANGVEPEAPVINGANKTTHFHHGYPIPAYLVAIAVTNYSLYNQTGGTAPNQYPIINYIYPETLPSAQTLLDQTPLILNLYESLFEIYPFHAEKYGHAQFGWGGGMEHTTVSFMVSFGRGLIAHEMAHQWFGDKITCGSWKDIWLNEGFATYVAALVIENFDGQAAFVTEKNKMINSITSQTNGAVYLSDADLTDTNRIFSTRLTYNKGAMVLNMLRFKMGDALFFQGLKNYLKDANLAYKYAKTPDLQSHLEAVYGSSLTEFFNDWIYNQGYPIYTITAQNLSGGQAKFTINQTQSDASVSFFEMPVPIRVFGTGGQQLDLVLNNTANGESFIENVPFTISSITFDPNKNIISKGNTATLGNENFELTTAQISLNQLNDILALNLSSGITIKKTVFYNVAGQKIKSTNSVTSWDISTWPSGVYFMNVQTDSGTMKLKFVKK
- a CDS encoding outer membrane beta-barrel protein, with the protein product MKKNILVVALGFMSIGVFAQSPLEPGRVQLNAGLGSSGWGVPFYFGIDCGIAKDFTLGGEISFQSEGHCYYKDYNSYYDSSAIGLGVSGNYHFNSLLHIPGKFDCYAGSSLSYFIWTYDNYGSNPHPDNTSFGVGLQVGGRYFFSNTFGVNLEFGGGTVTSGVKAGVTFKL
- the serS gene encoding serine--tRNA ligase codes for the protein MLQIAFIRENQEKVINALAKRNMDAKSIVEEVVQLDEKRRATQVELDGILSESNKLSKDIGDLMKAGEKSKAAILKEKTVLLKEKSKVLAENAVVLANELTEKLYTLPNLPADIVPVGKTPEDNLNVFEEGDIPVLHEGAQPHWELVKKYDIIDFELGVKITGAGFPVYKGKGARLQRALINYFLDKNTDAGYKEMQVPHLVNEASAYGTGQLPDKEGQMYHDATDDLYLIPTAEVPVTNIFRDVILSENELPVKYTGYTPCFRREAGSYGAHVRGLNRLHQFDKVEIVRVEHPDNSYAALDNMVEHVKSILQELKLPYRILRLCGGDMGFTSALTYDFEVYSTAQERWLEISSVSNFETFQANRLKLRFKDKDGKNQLAHTLNGSSLALPRVLAGILENYQTPEGIVIPEVLRSYCGFDIID